One segment of Rhodothermales bacterium DNA contains the following:
- a CDS encoding alanine dehydrogenase, which produces MEIPALQGLGLEHGILTKEKRQKVGTHENALLIGVPREVSNEERRVAISPAGVQALVADGHRVLLGKGAGEGANFPDAQYADVGADIVADPADLYAKSQLIVKVGPPCDEEIDFLQEKQILISALHLGAANPQFVKRLMELGVTGIGFEFIRDTDGTLPIVRMMHEIMGSMSVQVAARYLESSEGGRGIMLGGISGVPPSNVVILGAGVVGEWAARTAQGFGAHVIVLDNDLGALRALEHYLGRGVTTAMATEQYVRQALLTADVVIGAMMAAGHRAPIVVTEDMVAAMRDGSVIVDAVIDQGGCIETSEPTTHSEPTRVKHGVIHYAVPNMPSNAARTATYALTNVLVPYLIKIGDAGSINEALWTDVALRNGAYVYRRHLTKKSLATMFGMPHRDIELLIASGI; this is translated from the coding sequence ATGGAAATCCCCGCCCTCCAGGGTCTCGGTCTCGAACACGGGATCCTGACCAAGGAAAAACGACAGAAAGTCGGCACCCACGAGAATGCCCTCCTGATTGGCGTTCCCCGTGAAGTGTCGAACGAGGAGCGGCGGGTGGCCATTTCACCGGCCGGTGTCCAGGCGCTCGTCGCCGACGGACATCGGGTCCTGCTTGGCAAGGGGGCCGGGGAAGGCGCGAACTTTCCCGACGCGCAGTACGCGGACGTGGGCGCTGACATCGTCGCCGATCCGGCCGACCTCTACGCCAAGAGTCAACTCATCGTGAAGGTCGGGCCGCCCTGCGACGAGGAAATCGATTTCCTGCAGGAGAAGCAGATCCTTATTTCAGCCCTGCATCTGGGTGCGGCCAATCCCCAGTTTGTGAAGCGCCTCATGGAACTGGGCGTTACGGGCATCGGGTTCGAGTTCATCCGGGATACGGACGGCACGCTGCCCATTGTCCGCATGATGCACGAAATCATGGGCTCCATGTCCGTCCAGGTGGCCGCACGCTACCTGGAAAGCAGCGAAGGCGGCCGCGGCATCATGCTGGGGGGCATTTCCGGGGTGCCTCCGTCGAACGTCGTCATCCTGGGAGCCGGCGTCGTCGGCGAATGGGCGGCCCGCACGGCACAGGGCTTCGGTGCGCACGTCATCGTGCTGGACAACGATCTGGGCGCCCTGCGAGCCCTCGAACATTATCTGGGGCGCGGTGTCACGACCGCCATGGCGACGGAGCAATACGTGCGCCAGGCCCTGTTGACGGCCGACGTCGTCATCGGCGCCATGATGGCCGCCGGACACCGCGCCCCCATCGTCGTGACCGAAGACATGGTTGCGGCCATGCGGGATGGCAGCGTCATTGTGGATGCGGTCATTGACCAGGGCGGATGCATTGAAACCAGCGAACCCACCACGCACTCCGAGCCCACGCGCGTGAAGCACGGCGTCATCCACTACGCCGTTCCCAACATGCCGTCGAACGCGGCCCGGACGGCCACCTATGCACTGACCAACGTGCTCGTGCCGTATCTCATAAAAATCGGCGATGCGGGCTCCATCAATGAGGCCCTCTGGACAGACGTCGCCCTGCGCAACGGCGCCTACGTCTACCGTCGCCACCTCACGAAAAAAAGCCTGGCGACCATGTTCGGCATGCCCCATCGCGACATCGAACTGCTGATTGCGTCGGGGATCTGA
- a CDS encoding RNA methyltransferase: MQLTERRRKEIARLSRKKHRDETGECILEGFRSVDAAIDAGADIRDILVAESVEVPARLMRRAPVPITRTDERTLMKLTETTTSPGVLAVVGIPVFGLDGLADARRILVLDSVQDPGNVGTLVRTAAWFGVDAVVAGPGTADFWSPKTLRATMGGVWDVPLLVVDDLAETLRGLGMPVFVADMDGTPVRSWAAPERSVLVLGSEAHGVSAAVRALSHGSVSIPMGGRQSEPETGHGRTSGRGVESLNVAVAGGILIAAWS; encoded by the coding sequence ATGCAGTTGACTGAGCGTCGTCGAAAGGAAATCGCCCGCCTGTCCCGGAAAAAGCACCGGGACGAGACCGGAGAGTGCATTCTCGAGGGTTTTCGTTCGGTTGATGCGGCAATCGATGCCGGCGCCGACATTCGCGACATTCTTGTCGCCGAGTCGGTCGAGGTCCCGGCCCGACTGATGCGCCGAGCTCCCGTCCCCATAACGCGCACCGACGAACGCACGCTCATGAAGCTCACGGAGACCACCACGTCCCCCGGCGTCCTGGCGGTGGTCGGCATTCCTGTGTTCGGATTGGATGGCCTGGCCGATGCCCGCCGGATCCTGGTCCTGGATAGCGTCCAGGATCCCGGCAATGTCGGTACGCTCGTCCGGACGGCGGCGTGGTTCGGGGTCGATGCCGTTGTGGCCGGGCCGGGAACGGCGGATTTCTGGAGCCCCAAGACCCTGCGTGCCACCATGGGCGGGGTATGGGATGTGCCCTTGTTGGTGGTCGATGATCTGGCAGAAACCCTGCGCGGGCTGGGCATGCCCGTGTTCGTGGCCGACATGGACGGGACGCCCGTTCGTTCCTGGGCGGCTCCGGAGCGATCGGTCCTCGTGCTGGGCAGCGAAGCCCACGGTGTGAGCGCGGCGGTCCGCGCCCTTTCCCACGGATCGGTTTCCATACCCATGGGCGGCCGCCAGAGCGAACCGGAAACGGGTCATGGTCGCACTTCAGGACGCGGCGTGGAATCCCTGAATGTTGCCGTCGCGGGCGGCATCCTGATTGCAGCGTGGTCGTAA